DNA from Kryptolebias marmoratus isolate JLee-2015 linkage group LG15, ASM164957v2, whole genome shotgun sequence:
TAAGAGACCAATAGTTTTAACTTGTCCGTTTTGCAAACATGGACCTTTGAGAAATTGATATGCAAGAGTTTGGTTTAGATTTTAAGATGAGGAGAACCAAAGACAAATTGACAGTCTGAGTAGAGCAACAGAAAGCACAAATCGCAACAGTGCCATAGCACCATAGCATACGGCATGCTTATGCTCTAATACTTTCTAACTGTCCTGCCCTTtaaccaaaaacacacaatataCATAATGGGAACATAACCTGAATGTTATATGTATGCTatatatgttattttttaattcttttttttcatgttttacaaaCTATGCTTTGTTTCTTCCTATTTTGATCCATATtgaaagatttataaaatgtgcCACACATGGTGAAATGAGACACAGCGTGACAATAGCATAACATCGACTTGTGTCTTTTTAACTTTGCTTCattatattgtattttaataCAGTTAAACTCCAAATTAACTATTCATATTGGCAGTAGATGTCTGTTATTTCTTATGTCTTTAATCATTTACGTTATTAGGCAGTTCAGAAAGTTGGGGCAGTGGTTAGATTAGTCATCTCAAAGCAAGATAGTTCCAGGTTCATCACTTCCAAgctgcagcaacaaacactATGTCTTCTGATAAAATGACCCTGCACATTATtctgtctttaatttctttcatgtttaaatGTGAATTGTTCAAAGTTAGTTTACATGTACATCTCACTGTTGAGAGATCATTTTCATGGCTCTCAGAAGAGGTAGAAACATGGGTCATAAGTAGAAAAAATGACTCCTTACCCGAAGCAGCTATGGCTTGtctccaaaaaaagaaaagtcaagaaaaagcaataaaatgttgcctCGATGTTCATGGCAACATGAAGCTGTAAGTCTGCTTTTGAGCTGCcagaaaagaaatacaaactCTGATGTGACTTTACAGGGAAGCAGATTATTAAAAGCACTATCAAACTATATTAATACACAATAATTTCATTTAATATcttctttgaaaaaaagaaatcactatatatattaaaaagtcGATATAATGCCAAGGTCCAAATAATAGTCGATGGTAGTGATTCTATTTCCTAAATCACACCTCTGCCAAAGAGGAGACTCTTCAAAAGCTTTTACATTACTGACTACCGTCCTGTGTTAGATTATTGTGGCCTGTCATTGCCATCACTCTAACTTTCTGTCACAGACAAGGCTCAAAGAGCTCTCTTTTGCTCTGACCCTCAATTACCCAGCCCAATCATCTCAGACAGGTGTTGAGGTACAGTAATAAACCCTCGCCTGATGCTGCCGAGGcaacttcttttttaaagcaCCTCTGAGAGCTGTGAAATGATGACTGAGCTCCGACTTGATCAGGTGCTGTGAACACAGTTGACTCATGGCTGCTGCCTGATAGTGTGCAGTGAAAcaggaataaagaaaaaaaactacaataacacaaaaaattaCAATCACACTTATTActttgcatgattttttttttagaaaaggcTGCATGTGAGAGGTGTTGGCTGTAAATGTTCCTCTATTGTTGTTAGGCACTCTAAAATGTTACTGACAAAATGCCTaccttttaattttcttataaCTTATGGGGTCACCATTTACTCACTGAAAATGACTGACAGAGTTGAAATTATGCTTTTATTATACCACTTGACACCATTGACGGTAAAATAGATGAAGCTGTCAGCTGAGGCTTTAGGAGGAAAAATTAAAGATGAAAGTTACAGTTAAATCCTTGGCACTTACAGTATATCCACCCTTTTACTTTCCATTACTGCCCAACTGTGTTGCAAATGTGGTCTTTTCATCATAAACTGTGCAGAGTGATAGAGTGTCATAAAAACCAATAAGGATACTCAGCCAGTAAGTTACCACAACTTCAAGCTGCTTTTCCGCATCGTATTTGGATGAGATGTGTTATAGCATAATCTAAAAAAGACTTGTAGTGTAAGTGACAGGTTACTTTAGTTTAATGTTCAATagcagaaataaattatttctcttgttgtatatttttgaccggcagagatttttttataatacatttctaaatttaaacaaatggtaaagtttctttaacattttctgaGATGTTCATTCATTCTTTCTGCCAAAGCAGTCTGctcattcagtttatttaactgcTTCTTCATCTCATATTTTCTTATTGGAAGAAAAGCATATAACAAATGACTGCTGCATAAAGCCCATAATGTGATTCAGTATGGCAGGTCATTGTAACATATATTTAAACTACAATTCTGTTGTATTTCTTTGATATTAATAATAGGATCATGAGCCACTTTTAGAAAAAGACTTTGAAGTTGGGCATAAGTTGCCATCTTCTCGTTTCagtattatttttgtaaaaactaaGACGGGATAGGAGGAGTCAAAGTCATTTTGCCTCTGTTACAAATCTAAACTGCCAAAGGAGATACTGACACAGCTGAAATGGTTGATATATGTAACGGTAAGCCGACATCGTAGCTTGAGGATATGATGTAGTGATGGCAGACGGTCTGTGCGACCAGATGGCTGCTGGATTTACTGTAGAATGGGAGATGtccaacacacattttatgcGTGCTACCCCATGTCAACACTGCTAGGTTCCACTCAACACCTCCTGTGGTTCCACAATGCTGGCTTCAAGTATGAAAACTCACATCAATGCGAGACATCGCCAGCTTGATAGGTGATTTATGAATGGCTAGAGGCAGCTTAAAAAGAGGCTCATTGTTGAGCCATaacacagaactgttttgtgagaGGGGCTGTCATATCTAACTGTTGCATGATACATTTGCTTGATTTAGCTCTGGCCCTTTGAATTGAGATAGATACAATGTTAAATTAACCTACAACATACATAAGGGACTGAATCTTGACAATGTAGAAGTTAATATTTTATAAGCgtaaagcaaaacacaaataacaaaacatacaaataatttCTGCTACTATTACCAACAAACAATCTCTTTAAATAgactgattaaattaaattgtgttATTAAGTAAACTAAGCTATTTAGTCTCCTCCTGGCCTTGGGAACCATCTTCCATTAACAGCTCCATGAGTAAAAGTCTGCAAATCACACAGCAAACAGGTTGAGTCATTCAAGGATTAGAGGATTCATACAGCCCGATTCCCTTAGACAGTCTGCCAGCAGAAAGGCACGGTCCAGGTACTCATGAGGTGTACGATGATGTGGTTGGCAGATCAGCAGAGAGGCTTGTAAACAGATGAGCCAATGCCTTGCATGCAGAGGTATAAAGCTTGATTCAAAGAAAGGTGTTTTGGCTTAACAGGATAAAAAGTCCTCTGAGTAAGAAATTCTAAATTTGTAGGTCCAGTGGtaagttttaaaaatctcattaaacattttgatgtgtttcGGATATCTTCAGATGaatcttgtccttttttttattcattagttcacagtcagagaaaaaaaaattgaaagatGAGTAATTAACATCTCTTCTgctttttacatataaaaaggctataaatttgttttcttttgtcatttattgAATATGGAATTTCAATATATTCTTGAGtagaaatgtataaaacattaataaaaacaacttgggatgcaacacatactttaaaatTGTACAAAAGATAGGATTAGAATGGTAACGTAATCATACCCATTTCGTATTCATTAGAGCATGATTAAAGCAAATGCTGCAAATAATtacagaggggggaaaaacagggattttgttgcacaaatctCAGGATGAAACTACACCTTTACTGCTGTACATCTGCAGTTATGTTGCAAACCCATATCTGCATGttgtataagaaaaaaaaaatctgaacactgTTTAATTGCCAAATAGTTTGGggaaatgtttcatttacagGCTACATGAGTACTGAGTGTTTTCCTTTCACAATAGACTGTTGAGAGCAGAACATGGTGATTGAAGGAGCTAAAATGTCAAGTATACAGGGCTCGGATTTTAGGTGTTGTCAGCAAACCAGAGTAATTTACACTGAAGGACACTATTCATCAAACACTCAACACTATGGCTGCTGATGACAGACGCATTGAGGTCAGTTTTGgggaaaacaataaatgaaatgctTTTAAGTGATActttttttgcagcagcagaagcagcagcagcagctcaacatttctgtttatttattttggtacCAAAAATGCTGCAATTAATATTAACTTCAAAGAACAAGTATCAAAAAGCATAGGGTCAAAAGTTCATGCAATAAGATCAATGGTTTTTTAAGGTTCATCTTGTTTAATGGGATAGCTATGATACAATATTAAGACAAGAAGAACTTACTGGATTTAAAGACCCAGCTTTATACCCTCAGCTGAAAGGCTTTTTTCTattcttgtctttctttgtctcaCAATCCTCTTTGATGAGTCATGACACGTTTTCAATGTTACAACCTCATTTCAGTGGCTATTTAATTTTGTGTTGATGTAGCATAGAGGCAATTTAAAACACCTGTCTGCAGGAGGCCGTGATGGAAATCAAACCAATTCCAAACACATTAACAAACAATTTAGGATTTACGGATAAAACTCGTGTAAAGGCAAACACAAATCTATTAGCAGCTTTGAATAAATCTAAGCTTTCTGTTAAACTTCCCAGCAGGGGGAAGGCAGATCAGTGAGATGCCAAGCATGAAAAGCATCTGGAAATGCCATTTAATGTAGTACTGAGTAAACTGTCACAGAGTTTTACGTAAAAAGAGTTcacaattattactttttgggttgttttattttacaatatggTTTTATTGGATGagtctgtttattttgtaaaaagaaacaaacatatatCAGTTGTAATAATTCAAAAGTTGTtatgtttaactaaaaaaataaaccttataGTAGCAGTAAGCAATACTTATGAGAATTTATACGATTCACTCTTTGGGAACCAAGAATGTTTCAAAAGAAATGATTATTGTTTTCTAATAGTCGTTCAGACATTTCAGTCTAACTTACAATCACGAGTAAAAGAAAGTTCACCCACTTTCAGCTCTAGGGTTTTTCCATATCAAAACATagtaaaaatgatctggttttTACCATATTCTAAACTTCTTCAGatctaacattaaaaaaaaattactggtATTTTTAGTATAAacaaaattgaagccaaaatggatttttttttaaagaaaaactaagtccacttTTGCTAATTCAACAGCATTTAAATGGAAAAGTAGCAGACAAGtgctgcagatcagatgaacttgattaactgatcatcagcaaCTGTGACCACCTCTGTAAAAGCAGGAGCTCTGGCAGTTTGCTGGCCTGGAGCATCCAGGTGTGTGTTGACAAAATGCCAAGGGGGGAAGACATTGGCAATGACCTTAAAGCAattgttgctgcccatcaatctgtgAAAGGTTAAAAGGTGATTTCTAAACAATCTGTAGTTTACCTGACTACAGTGAGAAAGATTATTCtcaaatggaaaacatttaaggcaATTGCCAATTTTCCCAATAGTGGACGTCATAGCAAAtccaccccaaggtcagacaatgcaatgctcagagaaattggaagggaaaaaaaactccatcTAAGACCACAAGCCACACTTAGcatgtttattgttatttatgaAAGTACAATTAGgaaaagcctcttctctctaaaaagaatATAGAAGCATGACTTAAGTCTGTAAAGTTGCATGAATGAACGTCCAGACTTCTAGAACAATGTCTTTTGGACAGCTGACACCAAAGTACAAATATTTGACCATAATGTAAAGCACCACATATACCAAAGTATTCTGAGTCAAATGTGACTCCAGATCTGTCAGACAACTAAATATATGCTAAATATATACAACAGGACAATTATCCCAAACCCAACAGCAAATCTAGAACAGAAtgtctcaaaaagaaaagtcaattTGTTGGAATGGctcagtcaaagtccagaccacAGTGTGATTGAAAAtctgtggtgggaccttaagagagtTGTGCATAACCAAAACGAGTGGGACAAAATTCTGCAAACTTTCAAAAGACTTGCAGCCatacagaaaacagctgcttcAAGTTACTCCTTTTAAAGGTGGTTTAACAAGTTACTAAATCAAGGGGTGGAGTTAGGTTTCACAAAAAGCTGttccattttgtctttgtttaaaaaataacaagtgtattttcattttgtacACCTAGGGTTAGATTTGACTATGTTTAGAACCTGATGAAGACCAGATCATAGTTATTATGTCCTGAAACATAAACCTCTAGAATTTAAAGGGGGTGGACATTCTTAATCCCCAGACCTTACCTGCATGTATTTTAAACctagttaaaattaaaagtcatgtttttttcacattttgtctctAGGGTGCTTCTCTGAAATGtctcattagtttttttttctcctgtgtgtttttcctACTCTCCAGGTGGTGGGTCAAATCGATAAATTAACGtctgactttgactttgacctGGAGCCAGATGACTGGACAGTGGCCACAGCCAGCAGCACATCCAGTAGCGAACGAGGTTTGGGAGAAGCCTTCAGATTGGACTTCCTCAACACAGATGTGCTTTCTGACAGTTGGGAGTTTTGCAGTTACCTAGAGGCTGCAGGTGCAGCTGCCCGCGGATCGAGTGAACAAGGGGATCTACGACAGGAGCTGGGCCATGACACCATCCCCACTCAAACCCAGACCCCCACACCACCTCCCAGCACTGCCTCGGTCTACTCCCAGATGAACGGCGGGCTACCCATCCCTAATGGGCCACGCATTATTACTCCAGATTCATCCAGCGAGGAGGCCAGCAGCTCCACACACAGCCAAAAGACCTCTCGTACTTCTGGCACAAGAGAAAGAGTTCGCTTTAGTGATAAAATTCTGTACCATGCATTGTGCTgcgatgatgatgaggaggaggagcaagaGGAGTTACAAGAGGACAAGAGTGGCTGTGCTACTCCAGATAGTGATACTGAGCCCAGCCTCCTGGGCAGCTCAGTTGTCCCCAAACGTTCTTCCTCTGAGCACTCTCTTCTCCATAACTGTCTGGACCCTTCCTATGTCTCCTCACCAGTGAAGGGGATGACAGGAGCTCACACACTACCCAGGAAAGGTCTCCTAAATCCCAGCTGCCGCAAAAAACTGTTACGAAATAGCAGCACACAGACTGTCTCAGACAAGAGCACTCAAACTGTACTGCCCTATATTccaaccaaacagaaaacaaaggacCACTGAGAAAGCCTGAAGTTTCTCATAAATCTCATGAAGAGAACTGTgcattatttaatattaaatacATAGCTCATAGATtaatacacaaataaattaattactaaataaataaatgatatatGGGAAACCACTTGCCTACCTAAAGTCATTCTGAGgctcagggaaaaaaaatgaaaagaagtaCAGCACAACATTAAGATGAAGGGTTATGGTGGACCAAAACGTTAGTGCCTGTTCCCATGTAAGAAAATAGGATGAATGGACATAGTAAGTATAATCATGTGAACCAATGATGGAGATTACAAAAGCAATCCTTTTTaccagaatatttttaaattaccatAATTGGAAGTATGAAATTATGCAAAAGTCTTTTCCCCCTCATCACACAATAGTAGAAgtcacaaagacagaaaagaaaatgcttgtTTCTATCATGCTGATACAAAACGTTGCTCATTCTGTACCCTAAATCTGTATAAACATTGTCTTTTTTCATGTTCCAGTAATTTCAAATGTCAGGGGGATTATTGCTTCCAGCAGGGAAATGTCTCTAGATGCACATGTCAAGCTGCTTCCTCCTCTCTTTGATGTCAACAAATGACTCTGAGCGTAGAGTCAGAAAACAACACTATTTACCTTTGGTTTTATAAAGCATCTCATTGTGATTGCTCCATGAAACGTGTGAGTGacaggcagaaaaacagatACACAGACATTTCAGAAGTTGTGCTCCACAACAGTGACATTTCAATTTTTGTCCTCCTCTGTGCCCGCTACAGGCTTCATTCGACTTAGCAGCTAAATAGCATTTTGGGAAGAAAGGGAAAAAGTCTAAAAGGTTTTGTCTCTTCATTCAGTCGCCCAGTGGGGAATTGAACTCAGTAGAGCAGCATTTTATTCACAGGGCTAGCGCCAATAGCCATTCCTGATCAATATGTTAGAGGGAGGCTGCAGTGAGAGGTCTCTTTGCTGAGCATGCAAGCCACTCTCCTGGGATCGGTGAACAAAAACTCACAGTCAGAACTATTTACTTACACTGAGCAGAACGAAAATTAGAACTGTTGCCCTAAAGAACTgacatttcaaaaaaaaaaaaaagaaaaaaaaagtgggaccAGGCATGAAAGCTGATGGTGAAAAGAGAGTGTTCCCAttcaatgatttctttttatttttatatatttatttcatttattcattttccacaGACCAATAATCTACCCTGGGGAAAAGCTTTGTGAgtgctttcagttttaaaaagaaaagttaaatgttGAAATCTTTAAGTGGAAAATGCTTGCCGACTTCAATGATACAGACCTTTCTACCTTAGATCACAAAATGGGGACTTGACCTTCCAAAAAAGGCACTGTTTATgatgtctctctttctctcttgcgctctctttctctctctctctaatagttgtttttttattattattacttttggtCCAAATGAATAACTGCTCAGAATATTgctaaaaataacttttgatAAACCAGTCAAGTTAAATTAGATGAAATCTACCTATGTAGACCACTGCATATATGCGCTGGTGTTCATGGTAGCTTTCTCCAGATCCAGCTCATGATGTGCAAAGTCCTTAAAAGTTCAATGACCACAGCAATGCTGGAGATTATTAGGTGATGTGGAGAAGCACATTCATAACAACCCAcctctgtttctgtgtctgtgctTCTGTGTTAAGTTATTGCATAGTGCACAGCTTAAGGGAATTACAGCTGTGCTGTTTAGGCAGCATTTGTCCTCAAGAGCCCAATATGAGGAGAGCAGACTGTGCACTTTTACACCAGACAGCTTGGTCGAGGCCACACAAGCATTAATTAGCTGCAGGTTGGTGTGCTAAACATTCACAAACCAGAAGTAactttgtgatttgttttttttctgggtttgtATAacgttttctttcttcttgcgTTGGCTCAGTCACTCCCAAGTACCTGTGAAGAAAGAGGCAATGAAGAGAGATCAATGACTTGCTCCCTGGAGCATTGGCTGCCATTTCCCTGCTTAATAGACCAACAGGTCCTCACAGCCATtagcataaacaaacaaaaatatgccaCCACACAAGCAACGCATCAATTACAGTCAAACAACCCATGCTTATATTGTGGTGCTCATGCACCCTCCCAATGTGAGAGAAAGGTATTTTCTTCTCATTCCCTCTGCAGATATTATTAGTCATATCTGCAGATGAAATCACCTCTTCAAATTTAGACCTGTTTGGCATTGGCACTGAATACATTGTCATTGGGGACAGATCTGAGATATTTGGACAAAACATTAGCAACGTCTCTTTTGCCAACAAGCTCATTATTCATCTCTAATAGGGCAGAGCTTTGTCCTCAGTTCTCTGTAGGACAAGGACAGGAGGCATCCAAAGGTTATGAAAACCTGAGTGCAGTAGTGCCAAATCATCTGTCGGCCGGAAAGATCATTTGCCGATGACAACTCATACaaaacagatgtgtttgtgaatgtgtgtaaatgtgccTGTCTTGTCCTTACTACAGTTGTGCCTGTGCATTGTGTGCAGAAATAAGTGGCATTTTCTGTCTCACATATCGCcttatgtttaatttcatttattcactGTCACAGCAATTAATGGAGATCAATACCAACAGACGCAACACATCCCCCTGGAAGTCCTCTGGCTAGACCAGTCCATAGGAGAAGATTAAACACAACAACTCTTTCAGAGGGCTGCATACTGAGCCCTGCCATCTGTGTTTTGACATCAGCACTGGGCATGTATTGGTTTTTATCCCCAATCAGCTCTTGTGTCACAACCAGAGGGACACTCAGTTGAGTGACTAACAAACAGTGTGGggtaaaactaattaaaaagtaGATTAATGcaccaaaatacaaaaatgtctactTCAATAGTTTCCTTTCTTGCCCCTAAAACACTTCATCCTCTCTGGAATTTTTTCCTTGAGTGAGCAGAGGAAAACAGATGCTTTGCAGATTGGTAAAGGATCATGAAATGAAGACCTCAACTATGGTTTGACTACTGGCCAAGGTTTGTCTCATTTATATTCTGCAACTTCTAAAGGCAAACTCTTCTGTTCAAACTCTGTAAGCCTTCCCCATTTTCTTTCAATGCACACACACCCTTTCTTGTTCATTCTACATGTTGTGCTAACTCTGACAAAAAGATGAATGGCAACTTAGTGTCTCAGTTTTTGTTCAAACAAGAAAATGGTTTAATGCCATTGAACGAAAATGTAAGGCAACCAAAATCATGGCTCAAACTCTGGCAAAGTTATACTCAGAGCCAGAGTCCGTAGTAGCAACATAATGTGCTGAACTTTAGGTAACAGTTGGTACAGGGTTACACGGAACATGGTGTGCCCCTTGTAGAGGACACTGCTCTTTTTTATACGTACACAGTCAGGAGTCATAATCAGCCAAGGGATCTGTACAATATAGTGCACCAGCAAACCATCCAGAGCACCTGAGGAATGGCCGGGCAAGGCCAGATCAGCCATCAGTCACCATT
Protein-coding regions in this window:
- the insyn1 gene encoding inhibitory synaptic factor 1 encodes the protein MSLSRAPARDTSETPSPRERIRSHMKMVIDQLEGILKELKDVAKELREVVGQIDKLTSDFDFDLEPDDWTVATASSTSSSERGLGEAFRLDFLNTDVLSDSWEFCSYLEAAGAAARGSSEQGDLRQELGHDTIPTQTQTPTPPPSTASVYSQMNGGLPIPNGPRIITPDSSSEEASSSTHSQKTSRTSGTRERVRFSDKILYHALCCDDDEEEEQEELQEDKSGCATPDSDTEPSLLGSSVVPKRSSSEHSLLHNCLDPSYVSSPVKGMTGAHTLPRKGLLNPSCRKKLLRNSSTQTVSDKSTQTVLPYIPTKQKTKDH